In the Flavobacterium sp. 90 genome, AGTGGTGTTAGCTTTTCACTATTATTAGAAATAGTTGGTCCGGCAGCAAACACGGCAGCGGGAGCACCTTGTGAGGGATGCGCAAATCCAGGCTTAATTGTTACTGGTTTTTTGCCTTTCGTATCTTTATTTACATGATTTACAATGTTTCTTCCGGTTTCAGTTTCTAATAAACGGGCAAATTGAGCAAGAACCTCAAATCGAAAACCTTCATGAATACGAGAAGCTGCAAGTTTGGTCTTTGAGTTAGTATAGTTTTCCTCTTCAGTAATATGCACATTCCCAGTTCCTTTTACTAATTGGTGCCAGATAGTTGTTACTTGTTTTTGTTCTTCTGCTTTTAATGTATTAAAATTTGCTACAGGAGGTAAATCATCGTTATTTTGAATACTTACTTTTACCAGATTTTGATGTTCTAATTGTACTTCGTTCATTAAATCTTTCACCCAAAGTGCATTTTTACTCACATTTTGATCAGGAACACTATACTCATCCAACCAATGCATAATCGAAACCTGAAGAATATGTAATTCATTGAGGCGCATAGTATGTGTTTTTCCTTTGCGATGTGAATTATAATTTAAAGCCTTATGCAAAAGATCTTTGATGCGTTTATCTCCGCCTTTATTCGAAAGCAGAGCAGGGTCAAGCCAACGTTGTACAACTGGATGATCGTTTTTTGTATGAGTTGGATTTGAATTGTTAAAATTTAAGTTTCTATTTTTCTCCGATTTTATACCTACGGATTTTGATTTCGTTTGCAAAGCTTTCGCACCCATAACATCCGCTTCTTTCTCCAGACCTTTATCATCATTTACATTCACTTTACCCTTCATTTGCAAAGTAGGTTTTACACGTCCTTGTTTTTGTTGTACAACATGCCAGGCTTCGTGAGGCAAATGTTTTTCTTGTCCTGATGCAATATGAATATCTGTTCCCTGTGCATAAGCGTGAGCATTAAGCTGAGCAGGTTTATCAGAGTTATAATGTACTTTGAGATCATCCATAGAATGACCTGAAAGGTTTTCTATTCCGGATTTTAAATTGCCGGGCAAGCCAGTATTGTTTGCTTTTCTTTGTAGGAGAGAAGCAGGGCGATTGTCTTGAAGTTCTCTTGTCTTATTCTGAATAGTTTTCTCGTTTAGAATATTGGCAACAGATTGAGTTTTGACTCTTTCATAACTATTTTCCATATCGTATTTTATTAAAATATTAGGAACCCGTTATTAAATTTGTGAATTGGTCATTTTATTGTTATTCAGCTTCGTGACTGAAGTCTTTTATAAACTCACCATAAGTTATAATTAGAATATTTAAACGGTGATTTGCATTTTCCCAAGCGGCAATGTCATGTACATGAGCAAAACCAAGTGATGCAGCTACATATCCACCTTCTGCTATGGCTCTTCGTAAGCCCGCCAGCATTACAGTATTTCGATCTTGCATACCTATCTCTGCATGTCCTGCGGCTGCTCCCAGTGGTAGATTTACTGATGCTGCGCGTTCTAATATTGTTTTTCCCGGATAGACAATATTAATATTATTTGTTGATGCCTGTCTAAGCGCATTATAAGCAGCAGTATATCTTTGTCTATATAGCTCAGTGGATCTATCATCTTTATCAGATTCTACTACCTCTCTATAGGCATCTCTTACATTTTCAGGTAATAAAAGTGGGATCTCTGGGCGTGCTATAAATGTTTCCATTGCGCCACCTTGATTGTAATTGTTGGCACCTGGTCCTTTCGGGCGCTCAATACCTCTTGGTCCACTAGCTGTGTCGCGTAGGAAATATAATATACCATTGCCGTTTCTAAATTTAGCTTTACCATTTGCTTCGGTTTTCCAAGCGTCAAATGTCACTGCATCTTGATCTGCTTTCGGAAGCATTCTGTGGACTCCAACAACATCTGTTCCTCCTGCGACTTCATAATTGGCAAAGGCGGGGAGTGTCTTAGTTTTTTGGTTAAATGGTAGTGGTGCCCGTAGATAGGCAAAAGCATGTAGAGCTTTGGATAATCCTAATTCTATATGATGCCTATTAGCATTCTCAGGCAAAGTACTGAGATTGGCGGCATCTCCGGCACCAACGCCCATTTGTGTGGGTCTAAAAGCAGCACTGGACTCAACTAATACTTTTGCATTTTGTTGATTTGAGGCTTTCAAAATTGAAGCAATAGGGTTATATCCATGATTTTCACCAAGTAGAAAAAAAGCAGTAGCTGGACCACCGGCAACTGCAGAAGGAAATGGCAATCGATACCATAGTCCCAAGGTTTCTAATAATCCACATTTTACAGGTTTACCACTATCATGCGCTTCAAACTCTTCTTCAGAAAGATAGTTTCGAATATAATTATCACTTAACCAATATGGATGGTCATAATCAAATAAATCAAATCCCGATTCCCTTGATTCTTTTTCAACACCATTTATAAGCACCTTTCTTTGTACTGTAGGAGTTGTTGTATTAGTTTTTTTATATCCTGAATTTATCCCTTCTGATTCCGATTTCATTTGCAAAGCCTTCGCACCCATAACATCAGCTTCCTTCTCCAAACCGCTATCATCATTTACATTTACCTTGCCCTTCATTTGCACAGTAGGTTTTACTCTCCCTTGTTTTTGTTGTACAACGTGCCAGGCTTCGTGAGGCAAATGTTTTTCCTGTCCTGATGCAAGATGAATATCAGTTCCCTGAGCATAAGCGTGAGCATTAAGCTGAGCAGGTTTATCAGAGTTATAATGCACTTTGACATCATCCATAGAATGACCGGATAAGTTTTCTATGCCCGATTTTAGGTTATTGGGCAAACCAGTATTGTTTGCTTTTCTTTGAACAGGTATAAAAGAAGCTTGTTGCGTTATCGTTTTTTCAGCAAATTTTCGTTGAACAACAGAATACTCCCGATTGTTTTTTAATTGCACAGCATTAATTCCGCCACCATTATAGGCAGCAGTTACAGCTGTTTTATTTTCGGATATTTTTTCGTGTTGTTGAGTCATTTTTAATTTTTAAAACATCATTATTATTATTATTATTATTATTAATGATAGACATTTTGTTTTAATTCAAGAATCCTCAACTCTTGGATTTCCTTGGCTTGTGTTGTTTCCAGCTTTTTAATCTGTTTATCGATTTCACGTAATTCTTTTACAGCTGCTGATGATTCACTTAAATCAGTTTCTAATTTTTCGTTTTCCAGAATCAATTTGTCGATTTCTTGGGTTAGTCTGTCATTTTCTTCTTGTAGTGCTTTCTGATCGATATTTAAATTTTTAACAAGCACACTCTTTTCATTTTTAGGACCAGTTATTCGTTTTATTTCGTCTGAAATGGCTACTTTTTTTTGATCAGCGTCTTCTGCTCTGGCATTAAAATCAGCAGAAGTATTTGCTCCAAAACGCCTTGATTTTTCTGCTTTTTCATTAGATTTATTTTTCTTTTTAGCATCAATTTCTTGTAACAATCTACTTTCCATATCATCTGATTTAACTCCGGGATATTTAATTTGCAAAGCGGCTATTTTGCTTTTCCATGTACT is a window encoding:
- a CDS encoding DUF4157 domain-containing protein, which encodes MENSYERVKTQSVANILNEKTIQNKTRELQDNRPASLLQRKANNTGLPGNLKSGIENLSGHSMDDLKVHYNSDKPAQLNAHAYAQGTDIHIASGQEKHLPHEAWHVVQQKQGRVKPTLQMKGKVNVNDDKGLEKEADVMGAKALQTKSKSVGIKSEKNRNLNFNNSNPTHTKNDHPVVQRWLDPALLSNKGGDKRIKDLLHKALNYNSHRKGKTHTMRLNELHILQVSIMHWLDEYSVPDQNVSKNALWVKDLMNEVQLEHQNLVKVSIQNNDDLPPVANFNTLKAEEQKQVTTIWHQLVKGTGNVHITEEENYTNSKTKLAASRIHEGFRFEVLAQFARLLETETGRNIVNHVNKDTKGKKPVTIKPGFAHPSQGAPAAVFAAGPTISNNSEKLTPLPVSPNQMFKGEKDANKKRENYKKQFVELDLTKIADNKLKGTAIYNARKNNPKAKGLKIGDKYFLFGSGIGVNVTITRDIRDAEDHHTSRSVDENRNEIPAPNFITLGHELGHATHMLDGVSLNNSKVSDHLFPHVGVVGAEELKWSNMEEYGNIHSVENSIRKEYGMKERFGHINQSNVQWELLNKIINAFLPLCDLQPEDDRTAVNDLLGQAGNLTNAMKIPEARIAIKGAATSFILHMHTVFPQFLVSESDAVKTQLESFKTHVNSAHADVLAKAEANIAQSILLINQANARIQAIPPPAPPQQGGFFSRLWPF
- a CDS encoding DUF4157 domain-containing protein — encoded protein: MTQQHEKISENKTAVTAAYNGGGINAVQLKNNREYSVVQRKFAEKTITQQASFIPVQRKANNTGLPNNLKSGIENLSGHSMDDVKVHYNSDKPAQLNAHAYAQGTDIHLASGQEKHLPHEAWHVVQQKQGRVKPTVQMKGKVNVNDDSGLEKEADVMGAKALQMKSESEGINSGYKKTNTTTPTVQRKVLINGVEKESRESGFDLFDYDHPYWLSDNYIRNYLSEEEFEAHDSGKPVKCGLLETLGLWYRLPFPSAVAGGPATAFFLLGENHGYNPIASILKASNQQNAKVLVESSAAFRPTQMGVGAGDAANLSTLPENANRHHIELGLSKALHAFAYLRAPLPFNQKTKTLPAFANYEVAGGTDVVGVHRMLPKADQDAVTFDAWKTEANGKAKFRNGNGILYFLRDTASGPRGIERPKGPGANNYNQGGAMETFIARPEIPLLLPENVRDAYREVVESDKDDRSTELYRQRYTAAYNALRQASTNNINIVYPGKTILERAASVNLPLGAAAGHAEIGMQDRNTVMLAGLRRAIAEGGYVAASLGFAHVHDIAAWENANHRLNILIITYGEFIKDFSHEAE